Proteins from a genomic interval of Pseudomonas paeninsulae:
- a CDS encoding acyl-CoA dehydrogenase family protein: protein MSVFQDYFDASQQLVRDSVRRFVEREILPHVDEWEEAEEFPRELYLKAGAAGILGIGYPEQFGGSHEGDIFAKVAASEELMRSGSGGLVAGLGSLDIGLPPVVKWGAPALRERIVPQVLAGEKIMALAVTEPSGGSDVANLKTRALRDGDCYRVTGSKTFITSGIRADYYTVAVRTGGDGFGGISLLLIEKGTPGFTVGRKLKKMGWWASDTAELFFDDCQVPVSNLIGAENTGFACIMANFQSERLSLAIMANMTAQLAFEEAMEWAKQREAFGKPIGKFQVLKHRLAEMATQLEVSREFTYRQAAKMAAGKSVIKEISMAKNFATDIADRLTYDAVQIMGGMGYMRGGLVERLYRDNRILSIGGGSREIMNEIISKQMGL, encoded by the coding sequence GATGCATCCCAGCAACTGGTGCGCGACTCAGTGCGGCGCTTTGTCGAGCGGGAAATCCTTCCGCATGTCGATGAGTGGGAGGAGGCCGAAGAGTTTCCGCGTGAGCTGTACCTGAAGGCTGGTGCCGCCGGGATTCTTGGTATCGGATATCCGGAGCAGTTTGGTGGCAGCCACGAGGGTGATATCTTCGCCAAGGTCGCCGCCAGTGAAGAGTTGATGCGCTCTGGTTCCGGTGGTCTGGTCGCTGGTCTTGGTTCGCTGGATATCGGTCTGCCGCCGGTGGTCAAGTGGGGCGCGCCGGCGCTGCGTGAACGCATAGTGCCGCAGGTGCTCGCAGGAGAGAAGATTATGGCTTTGGCGGTCACCGAGCCCTCCGGTGGCTCTGACGTGGCCAATCTGAAGACTCGCGCGCTACGTGACGGTGATTGCTATCGGGTGACTGGCAGCAAGACCTTTATCACCAGTGGCATTCGTGCCGACTACTACACCGTGGCGGTACGGACTGGTGGAGACGGTTTCGGTGGTATCAGCCTGTTGCTGATCGAGAAGGGCACGCCCGGTTTCACTGTCGGTCGCAAGTTGAAGAAGATGGGTTGGTGGGCATCGGATACCGCCGAGTTGTTCTTCGACGATTGCCAGGTGCCAGTGTCGAACCTGATTGGTGCCGAGAACACGGGCTTTGCCTGCATCATGGCCAACTTCCAGAGCGAACGATTGTCGCTGGCGATCATGGCCAATATGACGGCGCAGCTGGCCTTCGAGGAAGCGATGGAGTGGGCGAAGCAGCGTGAGGCGTTCGGCAAGCCAATCGGCAAGTTTCAGGTGCTCAAGCACCGTCTGGCGGAGATGGCTACCCAGTTAGAGGTTTCCCGTGAGTTCACCTACCGCCAGGCGGCGAAGATGGCAGCGGGCAAGAGTGTGATAAAGGAAATCTCCATGGCGAAGAACTTCGCCACCGACATTGCCGACCGGCTGACCTACGATGCGGTGCAGATAATGGGTGGGATGGGGTATATGAGGGGCGGCCTGGTAGAGCGCCTGTACCGCGATAATCGGATTCTGTCGATTGGCGGCGGCTCGCGGGAGATCATGAACGAGATCATCAGCAAGCAGATGGGTTTGTAG
- a CDS encoding cold-shock protein, translating into MANRETGTVKWFNDEKGFGFITPTNGGDDLFVHFKAIQSDGFKSLKEGQTVTYVAARGQKGMQAEEVQVA; encoded by the coding sequence ATGGCAAACCGCGAAACTGGCACCGTCAAATGGTTCAACGATGAGAAGGGCTTCGGCTTCATTACCCCGACTAACGGCGGCGATGATCTGTTCGTTCATTTCAAAGCTATCCAAAGCGACGGTTTCAAGAGCCTGAAAGAAGGCCAAACCGTTACCTATGTGGCCGCTCGCGGTCAGAAAGGTATGCAAGCTGAAGAGGTTCAGGTAGCTTAA
- a CDS encoding thioredoxin family protein, with protein sequence MIIKMFGSGCKKCVSLSESARQALSSLGLPAEVLKVTDFAEIAAYGVMSTPALAIDDEVVSVGKVLTAGEIAAFLQAR encoded by the coding sequence ATGATTATCAAGATGTTCGGTAGCGGTTGTAAAAAGTGCGTCAGCCTGAGTGAGAGCGCTCGCCAGGCATTGAGCAGTCTTGGCCTTCCGGCCGAGGTGCTCAAGGTTACCGACTTCGCCGAAATCGCCGCCTACGGGGTCATGTCGACGCCCGCTCTGGCGATCGACGACGAGGTGGTGTCGGTCGGCAAGGTGCTGACGGCCGGTGAGATAGCTGCCTTTCTGCAAGCCCGCTGA
- a CDS encoding DnaJ C-terminal domain-containing protein, with protein MEFKDYYQVLSLEKSASEDEIKKSYRKLARKYHPDVSKEADAELRMKEVNEAYAVLGDLEKRAAYDQLGSRYRDGQEFQPPPNWDAGFEFSGADFSGADMGEYSDFFANLFGQPGRGGRGGRGGPRPRRGEDHHAKIVIDLRDAYQGAPRTITLRGARADAQGRVSMREHSLNVQIPKGVKEGQHIRLAGQGSPGIGGSAAGDLFLEVHFKEDPHYRVDGRDVYETLPVTPWEAALGASIEAPTPSGKVQVKIPANSQAGRKLRLKGRGIPGEPAGDLYLLLEIVLPPADTEKARQLYEMMAQEMAFNPRLAMGV; from the coding sequence TTGGAATTCAAGGATTACTACCAGGTTCTCAGTCTGGAGAAGAGCGCCAGCGAGGATGAAATCAAGAAGTCCTACCGCAAGCTGGCGCGTAAATACCATCCGGATGTGAGCAAGGAGGCGGATGCCGAATTGCGCATGAAGGAAGTCAACGAGGCCTATGCGGTACTGGGTGATCTGGAAAAGCGCGCGGCCTACGATCAGCTTGGCAGTCGCTACCGGGATGGTCAGGAATTCCAGCCACCACCGAACTGGGACGCCGGCTTCGAGTTTTCCGGTGCGGACTTCTCCGGCGCCGATATGGGCGAATACAGCGATTTTTTTGCCAACCTGTTTGGTCAGCCCGGGCGCGGTGGACGGGGTGGACGGGGCGGGCCACGGCCACGGCGCGGCGAGGATCACCACGCCAAGATCGTCATCGACCTGCGTGATGCCTATCAGGGGGCGCCACGCACCATCACCCTGCGTGGCGCACGGGCCGATGCCCAGGGTCGCGTGAGCATGCGGGAGCATAGCCTCAACGTGCAGATACCCAAGGGCGTCAAGGAGGGTCAGCACATCCGCCTGGCCGGTCAGGGCAGCCCGGGTATTGGCGGCAGCGCGGCGGGGGATTTGTTTCTGGAGGTGCATTTCAAGGAGGATCCGCACTACCGCGTGGATGGTCGCGATGTCTACGAGACCCTGCCGGTAACGCCGTGGGAGGCGGCCTTGGGCGCCAGCATCGAGGCGCCTACGCCTTCCGGCAAGGTGCAGGTGAAAATACCCGCCAATTCGCAAGCTGGCCGCAAGTTGCGCCTCAAGGGCCGCGGCATACCCGGCGAACCGGCGGGTGATCTGTATCTGCTGCTGGAAATCGTGCTGCCGCCTGCCGACACTGAAAAGGCGCGTCAGCTCTATGAAATGATGGCGCAGGAGATGGCCTTCAATCCGCGCCTGGCCATGGGAGTCTGA
- a CDS encoding chaperone modulator CbpM — translation MPHTEIVTGVVLDEVALDLDELAQACSVDAQWIVERVEAGLLCEVAQPQRFSSAELLRARHMLAIERDFDANPELAALVVDLIEEVGRLKGRLRAAGIDA, via the coding sequence ATGCCACACACTGAAATTGTCACCGGCGTTGTGCTGGACGAGGTCGCCCTCGACCTCGATGAACTGGCCCAGGCCTGTTCGGTCGATGCACAGTGGATCGTCGAGCGAGTCGAGGCTGGGTTGCTCTGCGAAGTAGCCCAGCCGCAGCGCTTCAGCAGTGCCGAGTTGCTCCGCGCCCGACACATGCTGGCGATCGAGCGGGATTTCGACGCCAACCCCGAACTGGCTGCCCTGGTGGTGGATTTGATCGAGGAAGTAGGGCGACTCAAGGGCCGACTCAGGGCGGCGGGCATCGATGCGTAG
- the arsJ gene encoding organoarsenical effux MFS transporter ArsJ — protein sequence MHALSRLAPEVRQYLLVTGNYWAFTLTDGALRMLVVLHFHSLGYTPLQIAALFLFYEIFGVITNLVGGYLGARLGLNRTMNIGLGLQVAALLMLTVPPPWLTIPWVMGAQAMSGIAKDLNKMSAKSSIKLLVPDSQQSTLYKWVALLTGSKNALKGVGFFLGGALLALLDFRGALVVMAALLALIWLASLLLLKKDLGKAKAKPRFRDILSKSRAINILSAARLFLFGARDVWFVVALPVYLSSVLGWNFWMVGGFLAVWVIGYGIVQSCAPAITGKARGQVPDGRAAFVWAASLAGLPAAIALGLHSDLSVQWVLLGGLLVFGAVFAVNSSLHSYLIVSYAKEDGVSLDVGFYYMSNALGRLLGTLLSGWVYQAYGLQACLWISSAFVLLAALISLGLPRHADPSPAG from the coding sequence ATGCACGCTTTGTCCCGCCTCGCTCCAGAAGTCCGCCAATACCTGCTGGTGACCGGTAACTACTGGGCCTTCACCCTCACCGACGGCGCGTTGCGCATGCTGGTGGTGCTGCATTTCCACAGCCTCGGCTATACGCCGCTGCAGATCGCCGCACTGTTTCTGTTCTATGAAATTTTCGGCGTGATCACCAACCTGGTCGGCGGTTATCTGGGCGCGCGCCTGGGCCTGAACCGCACCATGAATATCGGCCTGGGCTTGCAGGTGGCCGCCCTGCTGATGCTCACGGTACCGCCCCCCTGGCTGACCATCCCCTGGGTGATGGGTGCTCAGGCCATGTCGGGTATCGCCAAAGACCTGAATAAGATGAGCGCCAAGAGCTCGATCAAACTGCTGGTACCGGACAGCCAGCAAAGCACCTTGTACAAATGGGTGGCGCTGCTCACCGGCTCGAAGAATGCGCTCAAGGGCGTCGGCTTTTTCCTCGGTGGCGCCCTGCTCGCCCTGCTCGATTTTCGCGGTGCGCTAGTAGTGATGGCCGCGTTGCTGGCGCTGATCTGGCTGGCCAGTTTGCTGCTGCTGAAAAAGGACCTGGGCAAGGCCAAGGCTAAACCCAGGTTCCGCGACATCCTCTCGAAAAGCCGGGCGATCAATATCCTGTCGGCCGCACGGCTGTTTTTGTTCGGCGCGCGCGATGTCTGGTTCGTGGTGGCGCTGCCGGTGTACCTGTCCAGTGTTTTGGGTTGGAATTTCTGGATGGTCGGCGGTTTTCTCGCGGTCTGGGTGATCGGCTACGGCATCGTTCAGTCCTGCGCTCCAGCCATAACCGGCAAGGCCCGCGGCCAGGTACCGGATGGGCGCGCCGCATTTGTCTGGGCCGCCTCGCTGGCAGGCCTGCCGGCCGCCATTGCCCTGGGCTTGCACAGCGACTTGTCGGTGCAGTGGGTGCTGCTCGGCGGCCTGCTGGTGTTCGGTGCGGTGTTCGCGGTGAACTCCTCGCTGCACAGCTACCTGATCGTCAGTTACGCCAAGGAAGACGGCGTGTCGCTGGACGTGGGCTTCTATTACATGTCCAACGCCTTGGGCCGCCTGCTCGGCACCCTGCTGTCAGGCTGGGTCTATCAGGCTTATGGCCTGCAAGCCTGCCTGTGGATTTCCTCGGCCTTCGTCCTGCTCGCCGCGCTGATTTCCTTGGGGCTGCCCAGGCATGCCGATCCATCCCCTGCCGGCTGA
- a CDS encoding ArsJ-associated glyceraldehyde-3-phosphate dehydrogenase — protein MTIKVGINGFGRIGRLALRAAWDWPEFEFVQINDPAGDPATHAHLLNFDSVHGRWQHEASSAGDCILIGGKQVKISANRAIADTDWSGCDLVIEASGRMKTVAVLSGYLDQGVKRVVVSAPVKEAGALNIVMGVNQDLFDPARHRIVTAASCTTNCLAPVVKVIHEHLGIRHGSITTIHDLTNTQSILDQPHKDLRRARACGMSLIPTSTGSASAIAEIFPELRGKLNGHAVRVPLANASLTDCVFEVERATTVDEVNALFKTAAAGSLKDILGYEERPLVSIDYRTDPRSSIIDALSTMVINGTQVKLYAWYDNEWAYANRTVELARLVGLAG, from the coding sequence ATGACCATCAAAGTAGGCATCAACGGTTTCGGTCGCATCGGCCGCCTGGCATTGCGCGCAGCCTGGGACTGGCCAGAGTTCGAATTCGTGCAGATCAACGACCCGGCCGGCGACCCGGCGACCCATGCGCACCTGCTGAATTTCGACTCGGTACACGGCCGCTGGCAGCATGAGGCGAGCAGCGCGGGCGACTGCATCCTGATCGGCGGCAAGCAGGTCAAGATCAGCGCCAACAGGGCCATCGCCGACACCGACTGGTCGGGCTGCGATCTGGTGATCGAGGCCAGCGGTAGGATGAAAACGGTCGCGGTGCTTTCGGGCTACCTGGACCAGGGGGTCAAGCGCGTGGTGGTCAGCGCACCGGTTAAGGAAGCTGGCGCCCTGAATATCGTCATGGGCGTCAATCAGGACCTGTTCGACCCGGCCCGGCACCGCATCGTCACTGCCGCATCCTGCACCACCAACTGCCTGGCGCCGGTGGTCAAAGTGATCCACGAGCACCTGGGCATCCGCCACGGCTCGATCACCACCATCCACGACCTGACCAATACCCAGAGCATCCTCGACCAGCCGCACAAGGACCTGCGCCGCGCCCGCGCCTGCGGCATGAGCCTGATTCCCACCAGCACCGGTTCGGCCTCGGCCATCGCGGAAATCTTCCCCGAACTGCGCGGCAAGCTGAACGGCCATGCCGTGCGCGTCCCCCTGGCCAACGCCTCGCTGACCGACTGCGTGTTCGAAGTCGAGCGCGCCACCACGGTGGATGAGGTCAATGCCCTGTTCAAGACGGCGGCGGCCGGTTCCTTGAAGGACATCCTCGGTTACGAGGAGCGCCCACTGGTGTCCATCGACTACCGCACCGATCCGCGTTCCTCGATCATCGATGCGCTCTCGACCATGGTGATCAACGGCACCCAGGTGAAGCTGTACGCCTGGTACGACAACGAGTGGGCCTACGCCAACCGCACCGTGGAATTGGCGCGGCTGGTCGGTTTGGCTGGCTGA
- a CDS encoding metalloregulator ArsR/SmtB family transcription factor has translation MAAHLTPTSVFKCLADETRIRLMLLITAEQELCVCELTYALDESQPKVSRHLAQLRSCGLLADRRQGQWVYYRLHPNLPGWVIAVLDATLGANQHWLSPDAKRLDGMGERPERLVACC, from the coding sequence ATGGCAGCACACCTGACCCCGACCAGCGTCTTCAAGTGCCTGGCCGATGAAACCCGCATACGCCTGATGCTGCTGATCACGGCTGAGCAGGAACTCTGCGTCTGCGAGCTGACTTACGCGCTTGACGAAAGCCAGCCCAAGGTCTCCCGTCACCTGGCGCAATTGCGCAGCTGCGGGTTGCTGGCGGATCGCCGGCAAGGTCAATGGGTGTACTACCGCCTGCACCCCAACCTGCCGGGCTGGGTGATCGCCGTACTGGACGCCACCCTGGGTGCCAACCAGCACTGGCTCAGCCCTGACGCCAAGCGCCTCGACGGCATGGGCGAGCGACCCGAGCGCCTCGTCGCCTGCTGCTGA
- a CDS encoding winged helix-turn-helix domain-containing protein, with protein sequence MHRLDLKIRLHCGADIAIGPGKADLLDAIRQTGSISAAARSLGMSYRRAWLLVETMNRCFQEPLVTTLAGGRHGGGTQLTEMGVRVLQRYRELCAQALAAVQDGLDDLGTLLADPTAATR encoded by the coding sequence ATGCACCGACTCGACCTGAAAATTCGCCTGCACTGTGGCGCCGATATCGCCATCGGCCCGGGCAAGGCCGACTTGCTCGACGCCATCCGGCAAACCGGTTCGATCAGTGCGGCCGCGCGCAGTTTGGGCATGTCTTACCGCCGCGCCTGGCTGCTGGTGGAAACCATGAATCGCTGTTTTCAGGAGCCCCTGGTGACCACGCTGGCGGGCGGACGCCATGGCGGCGGCACCCAGTTGACCGAAATGGGCGTGCGGGTGCTGCAGCGCTACCGTGAACTCTGTGCACAGGCATTGGCCGCCGTGCAGGATGGCCTGGATGATCTTGGCACCTTGCTGGCGGATCCCACGGCTGCGACCCGCTAG
- the fusA gene encoding elongation factor G, giving the protein MPRTTAINHYRNIGIVAHVDAGKTTTTERILFYTGVNYKMGEVHDGAATMDWMVQEQERGITITSAATTAFWTGSRKQLDKYRINIIDTPGHVDFTIEVERSLRVLDGAVVVFSGADGVEPQSETVWRQADKYQVPRIAYVNKMDRAGADFLRVVAQIKQRLGHTPVPIQLPIGQEEEFRGHIDLIRMKAIYWNAEDQGLSGREEAIPAELLEQAQHWRANLLEVAAEGNEELLNKYLDGGELSEDEIKTGLRLRTLSCEVVPAVCGSSFKNMGVPLVLDAVVELLPAPTEVPSIRGSHPDDPEREDERHAVDEEPFAALAFKIASDPFVGTLTFIRVYSGVLNSGDAVLNSVKGKKERVGRMVQMHANHRAEIKEVRAGDIAALIGIKDVTTGDTLCDLNKPIVLERMDFPEPVIAIAVEPKTKADQEKMGVALGRLAQEDPSFRVRTDEETAQTIISGMGELHLDIIVDRLRREFGVEANTGKPQVAYRETIRNTCEIEGKFVRQTGGHGQYGHCWIRFVPADEGQEGLQFSNEIVGGAIPREYIQAIQKGIEEQMKNGVLAGYPLLGLKAAVFDGSSHDVDSSELAYKIAASMATKQLAQRGGAVLLEPLMRLEVVTPEEYMGDIMGDLNRRRGLIHGTEEAVSGRIVRAEVPLGEMFGYATDMRSMSQGRASFSMEFARYAEAPAHIVAAILKKSG; this is encoded by the coding sequence ATGCCCCGCACTACAGCCATCAACCATTACCGCAATATCGGCATAGTGGCGCACGTGGATGCCGGCAAGACCACCACCACCGAGCGGATCCTGTTCTACACCGGGGTCAACTACAAGATGGGCGAGGTGCATGATGGCGCCGCGACCATGGACTGGATGGTCCAGGAGCAGGAGCGCGGCATCACCATCACCTCGGCGGCGACCACGGCGTTCTGGACCGGCTCGCGCAAGCAGCTGGACAAGTACCGGATCAACATCATCGACACTCCCGGCCACGTCGACTTCACCATCGAGGTGGAGCGCTCCTTGCGCGTGCTGGACGGTGCGGTGGTGGTGTTCAGCGGCGCCGACGGGGTCGAGCCGCAATCGGAGACGGTCTGGCGTCAGGCCGACAAATACCAGGTGCCGCGCATCGCCTACGTCAACAAGATGGATCGGGCGGGCGCCGATTTCCTCCGGGTGGTCGCGCAGATCAAGCAGCGCCTGGGCCATACGCCGGTGCCGATCCAGTTGCCGATCGGCCAGGAGGAGGAGTTCCGCGGGCACATCGATCTGATCCGCATGAAGGCCATCTACTGGAACGCCGAGGACCAGGGCCTGAGCGGGCGGGAGGAGGCGATTCCGGCCGAGCTGCTGGAACAGGCGCAACACTGGCGCGCTAACCTGCTTGAGGTCGCCGCCGAGGGCAACGAGGAGCTGCTCAACAAATACCTGGACGGTGGCGAGCTGTCGGAGGACGAGATCAAGACCGGCCTGCGCCTGCGCACCCTGTCCTGTGAGGTGGTGCCGGCGGTCTGTGGCTCTTCGTTCAAGAACATGGGCGTGCCGCTGGTGCTGGATGCGGTGGTCGAACTGCTGCCGGCGCCCACCGAGGTTCCCTCGATCCGTGGCAGCCACCCGGACGACCCAGAGCGGGAAGACGAGCGCCACGCAGTTGACGAGGAGCCGTTCGCGGCACTGGCGTTCAAGATTGCCAGCGATCCTTTCGTCGGCACCCTGACCTTCATTCGCGTGTATTCCGGGGTACTCAACTCCGGCGATGCGGTGCTCAACTCGGTCAAGGGCAAGAAGGAGCGGGTCGGGCGCATGGTGCAGATGCACGCCAATCACCGCGCCGAGATCAAGGAGGTGCGCGCCGGCGACATCGCCGCGCTGATCGGCATCAAGGACGTCACCACCGGCGACACCCTGTGCGACCTGAACAAACCGATCGTGCTCGAACGCATGGACTTTCCCGAGCCGGTGATCGCCATCGCCGTGGAGCCGAAGACCAAGGCCGATCAGGAGAAGATGGGCGTCGCCCTGGGCCGGCTGGCCCAGGAAGATCCCTCGTTCCGGGTGCGCACCGATGAGGAAACCGCGCAGACCATCATTTCCGGCATGGGCGAGTTGCACCTGGACATCATTGTCGACCGCCTGCGCCGCGAGTTTGGCGTTGAGGCCAACACCGGCAAGCCACAGGTGGCCTATCGGGAGACCATTCGCAATACGTGCGAGATCGAGGGCAAGTTCGTTCGCCAGACGGGCGGGCACGGTCAATATGGCCACTGCTGGATTCGTTTCGTGCCGGCCGATGAGGGCCAGGAGGGGCTGCAGTTCAGCAATGAGATCGTTGGCGGGGCGATCCCGCGCGAATACATTCAGGCTATCCAGAAAGGCATCGAGGAGCAGATGAAAAACGGCGTGCTTGCCGGTTACCCGCTGCTTGGGCTCAAGGCCGCGGTATTCGATGGTTCCTCCCATGATGTCGATTCCAGCGAACTGGCCTACAAGATCGCCGCCTCGATGGCCACCAAGCAGCTGGCGCAGAGGGGCGGGGCGGTGCTGCTGGAGCCGCTGATGCGCCTCGAGGTGGTCACGCCCGAGGAGTATATGGGCGACATCATGGGCGACCTCAATCGACGCCGTGGCCTGATCCATGGCACCGAGGAAGCCGTTTCGGGCCGCATCGTGCGCGCCGAGGTGCCGCTGGGCGAGATGTTCGGCTATGCCACCGACATGCGTTCGATGTCCCAGGGGCGCGCCAGCTTCTCCATGGAGTTCGCCCGCTACGCCGAGGCGCCGGCGCATATCGTGGCGGCTATCCTCAAGAAGTCCGGCTGA
- a CDS encoding YciI family protein translates to MRFMVIVKATADSEAGVMPSEELLAAMGRYNEELLEAGVMLAGEGLQPSAKGARVKFSGSQLSVTDGPFMETKELIAGFWIFQVASLQECIKWVQRCPNLMPGESEIEIRQLFDAEDFGAEFTPELREQEARIRARIDLHD, encoded by the coding sequence ATGCGTTTTATGGTGATAGTCAAGGCAACCGCAGACTCTGAAGCCGGGGTGATGCCCAGCGAAGAGTTGCTGGCGGCCATGGGGCGCTACAACGAGGAACTGCTCGAGGCGGGCGTGATGCTCGCCGGCGAGGGCTTGCAACCCAGTGCCAAGGGCGCGCGGGTGAAGTTTTCCGGCAGCCAGCTCAGCGTGACCGACGGTCCCTTCATGGAAACCAAGGAACTGATCGCCGGTTTCTGGATCTTCCAGGTAGCTTCATTGCAAGAATGCATTAAGTGGGTGCAGCGCTGTCCTAACCTCATGCCCGGCGAGTCGGAAATCGAGATTCGTCAGCTATTCGACGCCGAAGATTTTGGCGCCGAATTCACCCCCGAGTTGCGCGAGCAGGAAGCCCGTATACGCGCGCGTATCGACCTTCACGACTGA
- a CDS encoding VOC family protein, which translates to MKINAYLTFDGQCEAAFNFYAECLGGTLEMMRYAQSPDVGDIPAEFHQRIMHVCLTVGDQLLMASDSTPQCPYEGIKGCSISLQVDNVPEAERLYAALSAQGSVQMELQQTFWATRFAMLTDRFGVSWMINCTVSQMD; encoded by the coding sequence ATGAAAATCAATGCCTACCTGACGTTCGACGGCCAATGCGAGGCCGCTTTCAACTTCTACGCCGAGTGCCTGGGTGGCACCCTGGAAATGATGCGCTACGCGCAAAGCCCGGACGTCGGCGACATTCCGGCGGAGTTCCACCAGCGCATCATGCATGTCTGCCTGACGGTGGGCGACCAGCTGCTGATGGCCTCCGACAGCACCCCGCAATGCCCGTACGAAGGCATCAAGGGCTGTTCGATTTCGCTGCAGGTGGACAATGTGCCCGAAGCCGAGCGTCTGTATGCCGCGCTGTCTGCTCAGGGTTCGGTGCAGATGGAGCTGCAGCAGACCTTCTGGGCCACGCGCTTCGCCATGCTCACCGACCGCTTCGGCGTGTCCTGGATGATCAATTGCACGGTGAGCCAGATGGACTGA